The nucleotide sequence GCCCGGAAGCCCCCGCCCGCTCTGGCCCCGGGCTTGGAACAGCTCAGCTTCTCACCGCATGCCTGGAGATATTTAACAGAATCCCGATTCCTGTCAACATGAGCACCAAGGAGGACCCTCCATAACTGATCAGGGGCAAGGTGATGCCGGTTACCGGCATGGAGCCCGTAACCACACCGACATTGATCAACACCTGAACCCCGATCATCGCCACGATCCCGGTGGCCAATAGGCTGCCAAACCCATCCGGTGCCCGCATGGCCACGTAGATCCCCCGCCAGACCAGAGCCGCGAAAAGTAGAAGAACGGTGGCCGCCCCGATAAAACCCAGTTCCTCAGCCAGGATGGCAAAAATAAAATCGGTCTGCGGTTCGGGCAGGTAAAGGAACTTCTGCCGGCTCCTGCCGAGGCCCAGCCCAAACAACCCGCCGGGCCCCAAAGCATATAGGGACTGTATAATATGATAGCCCTCGGTCAAGGGATATTTCCACGGATCGAGGAAGGCCACCACCCGTCCCAACCGGTAGGGCGCCACCGCCACCAGGGCCGCAAACACCGGCACCGCCGACATCCCGAGCGCCACCAAGTGCCGGACCCGGGCCCCGGCCACGAAAATCAGCACCCCCATAGTCCCCACGAGAACCACCGTCTGGCCGAGGTCCGGTTCCAACATGATCAGTCCTACGGCCACCGCCACCAGGCCCAGCGCCGGCGCCAATCCCCTCCAAAAAGACTCGATCTTCGCCGCGGGCCTGGCCAACCAATCGGCAAAAAACAATATAAACCCCAGTTTCGCAAATTCACTGGGCTGGATGCCGAGGGTGCCCACCCCGAGCCATGCCCTGGCTCCCCCCCGCACTGCACCGATGGGGGTGAGCACGATGACCAGCATGAGGAGGCACAGCCACAGCACCGGTTTGGCCAGAGGCCTTAGCCTTCGATAGTCCAGGCGTACCATGATAAACATCATCACGACCCCGAGGGCGGCCCACATCAATTGGCGCTTCGCATAATAGAAAGGGTCACCGTACCGCTGATCGGCCAAGACGGCGCTGGCGCTGTACACCATTACCACGCCGATGCCGAGCAAAAGAAGGGTGACCGTCAACAGCAGCAGATCCGGCGCGCGGTCCCGGTCGGGCATTGAACCACCCCCTGTATCCGGTCTCGTCCAGTCTGCTACAGTTTATTC is from Kyrpidia tusciae DSM 2912 and encodes:
- the spoVE gene encoding stage V sporulation protein E, coding for MPDRDRAPDLLLLTVTLLLLGIGVVMVYSASAVLADQRYGDPFYYAKRQLMWAALGVVMMFIMVRLDYRRLRPLAKPVLWLCLLMLVIVLTPIGAVRGGARAWLGVGTLGIQPSEFAKLGFILFFADWLARPAAKIESFWRGLAPALGLVAVAVGLIMLEPDLGQTVVLVGTMGVLIFVAGARVRHLVALGMSAVPVFAALVAVAPYRLGRVVAFLDPWKYPLTEGYHIIQSLYALGPGGLFGLGLGRSRQKFLYLPEPQTDFIFAILAEELGFIGAATVLLLFAALVWRGIYVAMRAPDGFGSLLATGIVAMIGVQVLINVGVVTGSMPVTGITLPLISYGGSSLVLMLTGIGILLNISRHAVRS